One window of Chitinispirillum alkaliphilum genomic DNA carries:
- a CDS encoding Ribosome hibernation protein YhbH yields the protein MEVQITSRHSKASQTLQDTIAAELGKLEKYTDKIISCHVILDSENLERKVEITMNTSGHQVIGTAKAENIGKALSFAMDKVSRQLKKLNEKVKNHKASKAEFVEEDDAGLL from the coding sequence ATGGAGGTTCAAATCACTTCGCGTCATTCTAAAGCATCTCAGACTCTTCAAGATACCATTGCAGCAGAACTGGGTAAGCTGGAAAAATATACCGATAAGATCATTTCCTGTCATGTGATTTTGGACAGCGAAAATCTGGAGAGGAAAGTGGAAATCACCATGAACACCTCCGGACATCAGGTAATTGGAACCGCAAAGGCTGAAAACATTGGAAAAGCACTTAGTTTTGCAATGGATAAAGTGAGTCGTCAGCTGAAAAAGCTTAATGAGAAGGTTAAGAACCACAAGGCCAGCAAGGCTGAGTTTGTGGAAGAGGATGATGCCGGTTTGCTGTAG
- a CDS encoding cofactor-independent phosphoglycerate mutase yields the protein MADFPIPELGNRTPLEAASTPNMDKVVSRGHTGLVSTVPEGLAPGSDVANMSLLGYDPQMYYSGRAPIEAASMGITLEAEDIAFRCNLVTLKNGIMEDYSAGHIETLDGAEIVTELQQKLGNEKVHFYPGVSYRHLMVLKGLRAELDCTPPHDISGKEYAGYLPKGKGSDFVIDIMERAREILANSPINKKRVESGKMPATDIWLWGEGSALTLPTLREIFSLSGSVISAVDLVRGLGKLAGLKVRIVEGATGYLGTNYAGKVAAAKDALKEEDFVYLHVEAPDETSHEGSLEKKIQAIEEFDTFVVGEMLKLQDELGNLKILVLPDHATPVSLRTHSEGPVPYGACGTGIRVDQCEFYNEKVAQSCSAISGPALFRAFIQGTL from the coding sequence ATGGCGGATTTTCCTATTCCGGAGCTTGGAAACCGCACTCCGCTTGAGGCTGCGTCAACACCCAATATGGACAAGGTTGTCTCAAGGGGGCACACTGGATTGGTTTCAACTGTTCCTGAGGGGCTTGCACCCGGCAGTGATGTGGCGAACATGTCCCTCTTGGGCTATGATCCGCAGATGTATTACAGTGGACGGGCCCCCATTGAAGCTGCAAGTATGGGGATAACTCTCGAAGCCGAAGATATTGCGTTCAGATGCAATCTGGTGACTCTGAAAAATGGCATAATGGAGGACTATTCTGCAGGTCACATAGAAACTTTGGATGGGGCTGAAATTGTTACGGAATTGCAGCAGAAACTTGGAAATGAAAAGGTTCATTTTTATCCCGGAGTGAGTTATCGTCATCTCATGGTACTCAAAGGGTTAAGAGCGGAGCTGGACTGCACACCGCCCCATGATATCAGTGGCAAAGAGTATGCCGGCTATTTACCAAAAGGTAAAGGTAGTGATTTTGTAATTGATATAATGGAGCGTGCCAGAGAGATACTTGCAAATTCTCCAATAAATAAAAAAAGAGTTGAATCAGGTAAAATGCCGGCTACAGACATATGGCTCTGGGGAGAGGGATCGGCTTTGACATTGCCCACTCTGAGGGAGATTTTCTCGCTGAGTGGTTCTGTTATTTCTGCTGTTGATCTTGTGCGGGGGCTTGGAAAACTTGCGGGACTCAAAGTGAGGATAGTAGAAGGTGCAACAGGATATCTTGGAACCAACTACGCTGGTAAAGTGGCTGCCGCAAAAGATGCCCTGAAAGAGGAAGACTTTGTTTATCTGCATGTGGAAGCTCCTGATGAGACATCGCATGAGGGATCACTTGAAAAGAAGATTCAGGCGATTGAGGAGTTTGACACCTTTGTGGTTGGGGAGATGCTCAAACTTCAGGATGAATTGGGCAATCTCAAAATTTTGGTTCTTCCGGATCACGCAACCCCGGTTTCACTGAGAACACACAGCGAGGGTCCAGTACCCTATGGCGCCTGCGGCACGGGAATCCGTGTGGACCAATGTGAATTCTATAATGAAAAAGTAGCTCAAAGCTGCAGCGCAATTAGCGGCCCGGCATTGTTCAGAGCTTTTATTCAGGGAACACTTTGA
- a CDS encoding Glucokinase, with protein sequence MEKHALGIDLGGTNLKGIVLTSSGESRHLTRIPTEAEKGGKHVLDNLLKLIGILVEKNGNSESIVGVGIGTPGFIDNDGVILGGAENLPGWKDTQVFVPILEQYGLKATGGNDVTVAALAELKFGAGKGVNNLVCFALGTGVGGGIVINGKLYKGTHGMAGELGHISVDSSGLPCNCGQVGCVEQYASATGIVALAVDYAKNETSPLAKIVQENPSSVTSKMVYEYVAKEDPLALKVHHKATEMLGRAVGITINTFAPDRVVLGGGVMMAGEVILEAVRKYSANFCWPEIYEQCQIVAAQMGEDAGVLGAASMAFDELSE encoded by the coding sequence ATGGAGAAACACGCCTTAGGAATTGATCTTGGAGGAACAAATCTCAAAGGAATCGTTCTGACCTCTTCCGGAGAAAGCAGACATCTCACCCGCATTCCCACAGAAGCAGAAAAAGGCGGAAAACATGTGCTTGATAATCTTCTGAAACTAATCGGCATACTGGTTGAGAAAAACGGAAACAGTGAATCTATTGTAGGTGTTGGAATAGGCACGCCCGGTTTCATCGACAACGACGGGGTAATTTTAGGTGGTGCAGAGAACCTTCCCGGATGGAAGGACACCCAGGTGTTCGTGCCTATTCTTGAGCAATACGGACTTAAGGCAACAGGCGGAAATGATGTTACCGTAGCTGCATTGGCAGAGCTGAAATTCGGGGCTGGTAAAGGTGTAAACAACTTAGTATGTTTTGCCCTGGGAACAGGTGTGGGTGGAGGAATCGTTATAAACGGCAAGCTGTACAAGGGCACTCACGGAATGGCAGGTGAACTTGGTCACATCAGTGTAGACTCAAGCGGATTGCCCTGCAATTGCGGCCAGGTCGGATGTGTTGAACAGTATGCATCAGCTACAGGAATCGTGGCACTCGCTGTAGATTATGCTAAGAATGAAACCTCCCCGTTGGCAAAAATTGTTCAGGAAAATCCCTCATCAGTGACCTCAAAAATGGTGTACGAGTATGTGGCAAAAGAGGATCCCCTTGCACTCAAGGTACATCATAAAGCAACAGAAATGCTCGGACGGGCAGTGGGTATCACCATAAACACATTTGCCCCTGACAGAGTTGTGCTGGGCGGCGGTGTTATGATGGCAGGCGAGGTTATACTCGAGGCGGTGAGAAAGTATTCTGCAAATTTCTGCTGGCCCGAAATTTACGAGCAGTGTCAGATCGTTGCAGCACAGATGGGTGAAGATGCAGGGGTACTTGGTGCCGCATCAATGGCTTTCGATGAGCTGAGTGAATAA
- a CDS encoding Phosphotransferase system, phosphocarrier protein HPr, translated as MIEESVVVENSLGIHARPASMIVQTAMKFKSDIKLVKNGASADAKSIMSVMMLAAACNTTVVITASGEDENEAVKAIRALFEQKFNEE; from the coding sequence ATGATAGAGGAATCTGTAGTAGTAGAAAATTCCCTTGGTATTCATGCACGTCCGGCATCTATGATTGTTCAGACTGCAATGAAGTTTAAATCTGATATTAAACTTGTAAAAAACGGTGCTTCAGCGGATGCTAAGAGCATAATGAGTGTGATGATGCTTGCTGCAGCATGTAACACCACTGTGGTAATCACTGCTTCGGGTGAGGATGAGAATGAAGCCGTGAAGGCGATAAGGGCGTTATTTGAGCAGAAATTCAATGAGGAGTAG
- a CDS encoding Lipoate-protein ligase A has protein sequence MAIKLRIIRDFERSAAFNMAADNYLLNNCKDDETVFLRFYNWEKPSITVGCMQEPKDVLNFTMIEKDGVEWIRRPTGGRAVLHQEDLTYSCIFNKNLTQMGKSISQTYGIITNCLIEGLKTCSIPCDAHDSYDEYKELKREIKLPCFLSPNRDEVMVNGRKLVGSAQKRNLSAVLQHGSVPLGSAYRNLPNYLLLDKKTRDVQIKLLERKSICVNEINPTLSLPDITEALCRGFTTRLAYDEVVESEWSGLELERISKDMGSEGIKKSVQI, from the coding sequence ATGGCTATAAAACTAAGAATCATAAGAGATTTTGAAAGGTCCGCAGCCTTTAACATGGCAGCCGACAATTACCTGCTGAACAATTGCAAAGATGACGAAACGGTATTTTTGAGGTTCTATAACTGGGAAAAACCCTCCATAACTGTTGGCTGCATGCAGGAGCCAAAGGATGTTTTAAACTTCACCATGATCGAAAAAGATGGAGTCGAGTGGATAAGAAGACCTACCGGGGGAAGAGCGGTCCTGCACCAGGAGGATCTTACCTACAGCTGTATTTTCAATAAGAATCTGACTCAGATGGGTAAAAGCATCTCCCAAACTTACGGAATTATTACCAACTGTCTGATTGAGGGACTCAAAACCTGTTCGATACCCTGTGACGCCCATGATTCCTACGATGAGTATAAAGAGCTTAAAAGAGAGATAAAGCTACCCTGTTTTCTCTCTCCGAACCGTGATGAAGTAATGGTTAATGGACGAAAACTTGTGGGCTCAGCCCAAAAAAGAAATCTCTCTGCTGTTCTTCAGCATGGATCTGTTCCGCTTGGTTCTGCTTACAGAAATCTTCCAAACTACCTTCTTCTCGATAAGAAAACAAGGGATGTTCAGATCAAACTCCTTGAGCGCAAGAGTATCTGTGTAAACGAAATAAATCCTACACTGTCACTGCCTGATATCACTGAGGCGCTCTGCAGAGGGTTTACCACCAGACTTGCATATGATGAAGTGGTAGAATCCGAGTGGAGTGGTCTGGAACTGGAGAGAATTTCTAAAGATATGGGTAGTGAGGGCATTAAGAAATCTGTGCAGATATAG
- a CDS encoding tRNA dimethylallyltransferase: protein MNLHPKYNSVVVCGPTASGKTHLGVRIATELNGEILSVDSRQVYRGMDIGTGKDLDEYATNGQSIPYHLIDIACPSSIYTLYDFQIDFYKSFTDITHRKKTAVAVGGTGLYLEAVLKNYSIAPVKENVALRSELMQLEKEKLKEILSSESPQLYTKTDLSSKKRIVRAIEIARSAKVPLTCKKAPDIKPLVLYVVWQREKLRQRIERRLVQRLDNGMIDEVKKLIDNGITAQRLHLFGMEYRQICRYLYNEVSYDEMFVCLRQEIFHLAKRQDTWFRGMERRGIPTFKIHEGDFTEAKNVIDSFK, encoded by the coding sequence ATGAATTTACACCCTAAGTACAACAGTGTTGTTGTGTGCGGTCCTACAGCCTCAGGGAAAACACACCTGGGCGTCAGGATCGCAACAGAACTCAATGGAGAAATTCTCTCCGTTGATTCGAGACAGGTGTACAGAGGTATGGATATCGGTACAGGCAAGGATCTCGATGAGTACGCCACAAACGGACAATCGATACCATATCACCTGATAGATATCGCCTGTCCCTCCTCCATCTACACTCTTTATGATTTTCAGATCGATTTTTATAAAAGTTTTACTGATATAACACACAGAAAGAAAACAGCAGTTGCTGTTGGCGGGACTGGGCTTTATCTTGAGGCGGTCCTAAAGAACTACTCCATTGCGCCGGTAAAAGAGAATGTTGCGCTGCGCTCGGAACTGATGCAGCTCGAAAAAGAAAAACTCAAAGAGATACTAAGCTCAGAGAGCCCCCAACTTTACACCAAAACAGACCTCAGCTCAAAAAAGAGAATTGTAAGGGCTATTGAAATAGCACGCTCGGCCAAAGTTCCTCTCACATGCAAAAAAGCTCCCGATATTAAACCACTCGTATTATATGTAGTCTGGCAGAGAGAGAAACTAAGGCAAAGGATCGAAAGAAGACTGGTACAAAGACTCGACAACGGAATGATCGATGAAGTAAAAAAACTTATCGACAATGGCATTACAGCTCAGAGGCTTCACCTTTTTGGGATGGAGTACAGACAAATTTGCCGGTATCTTTATAATGAGGTGTCTTACGATGAGATGTTTGTCTGTTTGCGACAGGAGATATTCCACCTCGCCAAACGTCAGGACACATGGTTCAGGGGCATGGAGCGCAGAGGTATTCCCACCTTTAAAATCCATGAAGGTGATTTTACGGAAGCAAAAAATGTGATTGACTCTTTTAAATGA
- a CDS encoding undecaprenyl-phosphate glucose phosphotransferase has product MSIKVIEKLFTFIFDFIAINVAFFTAFWIRFSSSLFVHDGDLHYTPFSYIEPSIMLSIAWLALFFLTGLYRDWHKESRLDEFFVVARTVFLGMFLLFLLTSAPQIIEFVQTRDIRKFLTPTKFTTLFTYGGCMLFFASANRFAMHTLSTFLFSKGIGVSKILIIGANPSGEKLLKDINSFPQLGYRVSGFIDDDGKKTGTTCGNYPVLGTYSDIREIVKKHDIGGIIISHVSASHNEISKILEYCGDLKLNIYMVPSLMDVITGHLKTHQIFGVPLMVLLQDHIPAWEAQIKRIMDIVVSASILVIGSPIWIALAIVIRKTSSGPAVYSQVRVGRNGKNYTMYKFRSMYQDAEQKAGPQWATDNDPRITPVGRFIRKTRLDEIPQFINVLRGEMSLVGPRPERPFFVEQLKKEIPWYVRRIKMKPGITGWAQVKHKYDASIEDVKQKVMYDLYYFENMSLSLDLKILLRTFMVVLTGKGAH; this is encoded by the coding sequence ATGTCAATAAAAGTAATTGAAAAACTGTTTACATTCATATTCGATTTCATCGCCATTAATGTAGCATTCTTCACCGCTTTTTGGATCAGGTTCAGCTCAAGCCTTTTTGTTCATGATGGTGATCTGCACTATACTCCCTTTTCATATATTGAGCCAAGCATAATGCTTAGCATCGCCTGGCTGGCTCTTTTTTTTCTGACCGGGCTGTACAGGGACTGGCATAAAGAATCCCGTCTGGATGAGTTCTTCGTGGTTGCAAGAACTGTATTTCTTGGGATGTTTTTGCTTTTTTTATTGACCAGTGCACCACAGATAATTGAATTCGTTCAGACAAGAGATATAAGAAAGTTTCTTACACCCACAAAGTTCACTACGCTCTTTACTTATGGCGGCTGCATGCTTTTCTTTGCATCTGCCAATAGATTCGCTATGCATACGCTTTCCACCTTTCTTTTCTCCAAAGGCATCGGAGTCAGCAAAATACTCATTATCGGTGCAAATCCATCAGGAGAGAAACTTCTTAAGGATATCAACTCCTTTCCGCAGCTTGGGTACAGGGTGAGTGGTTTTATTGATGATGATGGTAAAAAGACCGGGACCACATGCGGAAATTATCCGGTACTTGGGACCTATTCTGATATAAGAGAGATTGTTAAAAAACATGATATCGGGGGAATTATTATCAGCCATGTGAGCGCTTCCCATAATGAGATATCAAAAATTCTTGAATACTGTGGGGATCTTAAACTCAATATTTATATGGTTCCGTCGTTGATGGATGTGATCACCGGGCACTTAAAAACTCATCAGATTTTTGGTGTGCCGCTTATGGTTTTGCTTCAGGACCATATCCCGGCCTGGGAAGCGCAGATCAAGCGTATTATGGATATTGTTGTTTCTGCAAGTATACTGGTGATCGGGTCACCGATCTGGATTGCTCTTGCTATAGTGATCCGCAAAACCTCCTCCGGTCCCGCTGTTTACAGTCAGGTAAGGGTAGGGCGTAATGGGAAAAACTATACGATGTATAAATTCCGTTCCATGTATCAGGATGCAGAACAGAAAGCCGGTCCTCAGTGGGCTACAGATAACGACCCGAGGATTACACCGGTCGGACGTTTTATCCGTAAAACCAGGCTTGACGAAATACCTCAGTTTATAAATGTACTAAGAGGGGAGATGAGTCTTGTGGGACCACGTCCGGAGCGCCCCTTTTTCGTTGAACAGCTCAAAAAAGAGATCCCCTGGTATGTAAGGCGAATCAAAATGAAACCAGGAATCACCGGTTGGGCGCAGGTTAAGCATAAGTATGATGCTTCAATAGAAGATGTCAAACAGAAAGTGATGTATGACCTGTATTACTTTGAAAATATGTCTCTCTCCCTTGATTTGAAAATTCTGCTTCGTACATTTATGGTGGTTTTAACAGGTAAAGGTGCACACTAA
- a CDS encoding Homoserine dehydrogenase, with the protein MQEIRIGLVGAGTVGGGVVKILNSRGKLFNSELGAPLVLARVVDKDERKVKDLPVGSAVCSSDFSDILEDETISVVVELVGGTTFAKKVVLDSLNRGKHVVTANKALVAEHGPEIFETAQKNGVSVYFEASVGGGMPIIKSVREGLIGNDIVSIKTIINGTCNYILTRMTAEGLPFDEVLKEAQARGYAEADPTLDIGGGDTAHKVTILASLVSGGYVPFENVYCEGITSIRKEDIEFATELGYTIKLLGVIKKSAGSKVEARVHPVMLHADHILTSVSNEFNAVLLEGDSVGPVLLYGKGAGEMPTASAVISDIIDTARNIISGHQVRIPMEYYSSDKEVEIFPVENISGRYYLRFTVADKPGVLADITKKLGMEKISIASVMQEEGHADHSVPVIILTHTASEKGIRNALADIEKSNYIRSTTQVIRIED; encoded by the coding sequence ATGCAGGAAATCAGAATAGGACTTGTTGGAGCAGGTACTGTGGGTGGTGGAGTTGTGAAAATCCTTAACTCCAGGGGCAAATTGTTCAACTCAGAACTGGGTGCACCATTGGTTCTTGCCCGTGTTGTTGATAAGGATGAGAGGAAAGTGAAAGATTTGCCGGTGGGGTCAGCTGTTTGTTCTTCAGATTTCTCCGATATTCTGGAAGATGAGACGATTTCTGTAGTGGTTGAACTCGTGGGGGGTACAACATTCGCCAAAAAGGTTGTTCTTGATTCCCTGAACAGGGGGAAGCATGTGGTGACTGCAAATAAAGCCCTGGTAGCCGAACATGGCCCTGAAATTTTCGAAACCGCTCAGAAAAACGGTGTTTCGGTTTATTTCGAAGCATCAGTTGGTGGTGGAATGCCCATTATTAAATCTGTAAGAGAGGGGCTTATCGGCAACGATATCGTTTCGATCAAAACGATTATAAACGGAACCTGCAACTACATTCTGACAAGAATGACTGCTGAGGGACTTCCCTTCGATGAGGTGCTTAAAGAGGCTCAGGCAAGGGGTTATGCCGAAGCTGACCCTACTTTGGATATCGGGGGAGGAGATACAGCACACAAAGTGACCATACTTGCTTCTCTTGTCAGCGGTGGATACGTGCCGTTTGAAAATGTGTATTGTGAAGGGATAACTTCCATACGCAAGGAAGATATTGAGTTTGCAACTGAGCTTGGTTATACTATTAAGCTCCTTGGTGTAATAAAGAAAAGTGCCGGATCGAAAGTTGAGGCAAGGGTTCACCCGGTTATGCTTCATGCTGATCATATACTTACTTCTGTATCCAATGAATTCAATGCGGTTTTGCTTGAGGGTGACTCCGTTGGCCCTGTCTTGCTTTACGGTAAAGGTGCCGGTGAAATGCCAACAGCATCAGCCGTTATAAGCGATATCATCGATACTGCCAGAAATATTATCAGCGGGCATCAGGTTCGTATACCGATGGAGTATTACAGTTCAGATAAAGAAGTGGAGATATTCCCGGTAGAGAATATAAGCGGCCGCTATTATCTTAGGTTTACTGTTGCAGATAAGCCGGGAGTTCTTGCTGATATTACTAAGAAGCTTGGAATGGAGAAGATCTCCATAGCCTCTGTTATGCAGGAGGAGGGGCATGCAGATCATTCTGTTCCTGTAATAATATTGACCCATACTGCAAGCGAGAAGGGGATCCGCAATGCGCTTGCAGATATTGAAAAATCTAATTACATACGCAGCACTACACAGGTTATAAGGATTGAGGACTGA
- a CDS encoding Threonine synthase, with protein sequence MRYISTRDNIPAVSAAQAISLGMVPSGGLFVPESVASVFSEELLHTSYQELAFRVLNPLLSDFSHEQIRDCIESAYSSENFDIPQTVGLKNVGSSRYVLELWHGPTAAFKDVALQIMPHFMKCSKEKIGDTSHTLILVATSGDTGKAALEGFIDCEGISIAVFYPHEGVSEIQKLQMVTTGGSNTHVVAVRGNFDDCQNAVKQLFGDESLRNRFSDQNVTLSSANSINWGRLCPQIVYYFKAYLTLVERNEISFGEQIDFSVPTGNFGNILAGFYAKKMGLPVRKLICASNCNNVLTDFFKTGTYNRNREFFRTSSPSMDILISSNLERFLFEIAAHDGSKISDWYDQLSKMGSFTVDTETIKEMGSVIEADWVDESGVLDTIGNIYKESGYLIDTHTAVAAAVAQRRKNDGTAVVIASTASPYKFSGPVLKALGSELGKDEFHSVSMLEDRTGVKIHRAVDGLKEKAVRHDEVIGVDDIAKTVECIVSGV encoded by the coding sequence ATGCGCTATATAAGTACAAGGGATAATATTCCTGCAGTTTCAGCCGCACAGGCCATCAGTCTTGGCATGGTTCCTTCCGGAGGATTGTTTGTGCCAGAAAGTGTGGCGTCTGTTTTTTCGGAAGAGCTTTTACACACAAGTTATCAGGAACTTGCTTTTCGGGTTTTAAATCCTCTGTTAAGTGATTTTTCTCATGAGCAAATCAGAGACTGTATCGAATCCGCATACTCTTCAGAAAATTTTGATATACCGCAAACTGTAGGTCTGAAAAATGTAGGCTCTTCACGCTATGTGCTTGAGCTTTGGCACGGTCCAACTGCAGCTTTCAAGGATGTGGCACTTCAGATTATGCCCCATTTTATGAAATGTTCCAAGGAAAAAATTGGCGATACCTCTCACACGCTCATACTTGTGGCTACCAGTGGTGATACCGGAAAAGCTGCACTGGAAGGGTTCATAGATTGCGAGGGGATTTCTATAGCTGTTTTTTATCCTCATGAAGGAGTAAGTGAAATTCAGAAACTTCAGATGGTGACAACCGGGGGAAGCAATACTCATGTTGTAGCTGTAAGGGGTAATTTCGATGATTGTCAGAATGCAGTAAAACAGCTTTTTGGTGATGAATCCCTGAGAAACAGGTTTTCAGATCAGAATGTGACTTTGTCTTCTGCAAACTCAATCAACTGGGGGCGTCTCTGCCCGCAGATCGTTTATTATTTCAAGGCGTATCTCACGCTTGTTGAAAGAAATGAAATCTCTTTTGGTGAACAAATCGACTTCTCTGTTCCTACAGGAAATTTCGGCAACATACTTGCCGGCTTCTATGCAAAAAAAATGGGCTTACCTGTGAGAAAACTGATATGCGCATCGAACTGTAACAATGTGCTTACTGATTTTTTCAAAACCGGTACATACAACCGTAACAGAGAATTCTTCCGCACATCTTCGCCATCTATGGATATTCTCATCTCGTCCAATCTTGAGCGATTCCTGTTTGAGATCGCTGCGCATGACGGATCCAAAATTTCTGATTGGTATGATCAGTTATCAAAAATGGGTAGTTTTACTGTTGATACTGAAACTATCAAAGAGATGGGATCGGTTATCGAGGCTGACTGGGTGGATGAATCCGGTGTATTGGATACGATCGGGAACATTTATAAAGAGAGTGGATATTTAATTGACACTCACACTGCTGTTGCGGCCGCCGTGGCTCAGCGCAGGAAAAATGACGGTACTGCGGTGGTGATCGCTTCAACCGCAAGCCCCTATAAGTTCAGCGGACCGGTTTTAAAAGCACTTGGCAGTGAGCTGGGGAAAGATGAATTTCATTCGGTCAGTATGCTTGAGGATAGAACCGGTGTTAAAATTCACAGGGCCGTTGACGGGCTTAAAGAGAAAGCTGTTCGTCATGATGAGGTTATTGGAGTGGATGATATTGCAAAAACGGTGGAATGCATAGTTTCCGGTGTGTAA
- a CDS encoding ABC transporter-related permease with MCE domain codes for MKKTNVDLVVGGSILLALFILVGGVLWLKEVSVSSKMVSYTVLFENVGTLQPGDPVMVNGVRKGTVSDMYIRGTDVAVVLKLDRRIRITDLTDVIVQNIGLMGERGVGIRLTNTGNVVDPTSGRDTTFLSGKFDSGIAETMGMLGTVLTEVETLTQNVTSIIDNTIGDTAFISFYHTMVNRLDTISGMAQNLLVKNEPYLNRSIQNVTALSNDLKEFLDKNSPRLETIVSNTEELSSEALYLVSQVDTLTGSLQNIVGKIERGEGVLGQLMQDDEFYPELKSTLASIDTLVNEVHKDALRLRVRLGFRRRNR; via the coding sequence GTGAAGAAGACCAATGTTGATCTTGTGGTTGGGGGTTCGATTCTTCTTGCCTTATTCATCCTTGTTGGTGGGGTTTTGTGGCTAAAGGAGGTGTCTGTTTCTTCCAAAATGGTCTCCTACACTGTACTCTTTGAAAATGTCGGAACACTTCAACCTGGTGATCCGGTGATGGTAAATGGTGTGAGAAAAGGTACGGTGTCTGATATGTATATCAGAGGGACAGATGTCGCCGTGGTCCTGAAATTGGATCGGAGAATCAGAATAACTGACCTAACAGATGTTATTGTTCAGAATATTGGTCTCATGGGAGAGAGGGGTGTTGGGATCAGATTAACCAACACCGGCAATGTTGTTGATCCGACTTCCGGAAGGGACACTACGTTCCTTTCCGGAAAATTTGACTCAGGTATAGCAGAGACGATGGGCATGTTGGGGACAGTATTGACGGAAGTTGAAACTCTGACCCAGAATGTCACTTCTATCATAGACAATACCATTGGAGACACTGCCTTTATTTCGTTTTATCATACTATGGTGAACAGGCTTGATACGATCTCGGGTATGGCTCAGAACTTGTTGGTCAAAAATGAACCATATCTTAACAGAAGTATTCAGAATGTAACAGCACTCAGCAATGATCTTAAGGAGTTTCTGGATAAAAACAGTCCCAGGCTTGAAACCATAGTATCTAACACAGAGGAGCTCTCATCTGAAGCGCTGTATTTGGTTTCGCAAGTGGATACACTTACCGGTTCCCTGCAGAATATTGTGGGCAAGATTGAACGGGGTGAGGGGGTCCTTGGGCAACTTATGCAGGATGATGAATTTTATCCGGAGTTAAAATCGACTTTGGCAAGCATTGATACATTGGTAAACGAAGTGCATAAAGATGCATTAAGACTCAGGGTTCGTTTAGGCTTTAGGAGAAGAAACAGGTAA